One part of the Candidatus Neomarinimicrobiota bacterium genome encodes these proteins:
- the purE gene encoding 5-(carboxyamino)imidazole ribonucleotide mutase, with translation MSEVIILMGSKSDIEWSKKIASSCEKFGIKATLRVASAHKTPLKCLEIIKEYENKDVVFITVAGRSNALSGFVDAQTDKPVISCPPYGDKFAGADIFSSIRMPSGVAPMLVLEPENAGLAAAKILALTDSDIKKKVIEYQRKMKEKIQKDDEEING, from the coding sequence ATGTCTGAAGTAATAATATTAATGGGATCAAAAAGTGATATTGAATGGTCTAAGAAAATAGCAAGTTCATGCGAGAAATTTGGAATAAAGGCAACCTTAAGAGTTGCTTCCGCTCATAAAACCCCTCTAAAATGCCTCGAGATAATAAAAGAATATGAAAATAAAGACGTTGTCTTTATTACTGTTGCTGGTAGAAGTAATGCATTGAGTGGGTTTGTAGATGCTCAAACTGACAAACCTGTTATTTCCTGTCCTCCCTATGGTGATAAGTTTGCTGGTGCCGATATATTCTCTTCTATAAGAATGCCATCAGGCGTTGCACCTATGCTCGTTTTGGAACCAGAGAATGCTGGCCTCGCAGCTGCTAAGATTCTGGCTTTAACTGATTCAGATATAAAAAAGAAAGTAATCGAATATCAGAGGAAAATGAAAGAAAAAATTCAAAAAGATGACGAGGAG